The Streptomyces sp. HSG2 genome has a segment encoding these proteins:
- a CDS encoding ABC transporter ATP-binding protein: protein MVVDRGDFRLDLVLRAAPGEVVALLGPNGAGKSTALRALAGLLPLTDGHLGLDGVALEGAPPESRPVGMVFQDHLLFPHLSALDNIAFGPRCRGASKAAARARAAEWLERMDLAGYANSRPRALSGGQAQRVALARALATGPRLLLLDEPLAALDAGTRLDVRTVLRGHLAEFEAVAVLVTHDPSDAMVLADRLVVVERGRAVQRGTPEEVAHRPRTDYVARLVGLNLLRGRAEGRGVRLAGGFTLASPEEGRGPALAAFPPGAVTLHRALPAASPHRPRWRCRVVGLEPHGDRIRAELDGEQRLTAEPTAVEAAELGLRSGVEVWASLRTEEVRAYPA from the coding sequence CTGGTCGTGGACCGCGGCGACTTCCGGCTCGACCTCGTGCTTCGGGCCGCCCCCGGCGAGGTGGTGGCCCTGCTGGGGCCGAACGGAGCCGGGAAGAGCACGGCGTTGCGCGCGCTCGCCGGTCTCCTTCCCCTCACCGACGGTCACCTCGGCCTGGACGGAGTCGCGCTGGAGGGAGCTCCCCCGGAGTCCCGGCCGGTCGGCATGGTCTTCCAGGACCATCTGCTGTTCCCTCATCTGAGCGCGCTCGACAACATCGCCTTCGGCCCACGCTGCCGGGGGGCCTCGAAGGCCGCCGCCCGCGCGCGGGCGGCGGAGTGGCTGGAGCGGATGGATCTGGCCGGGTACGCGAACAGCAGGCCGCGCGCGCTGTCCGGAGGCCAGGCCCAGCGCGTGGCGCTCGCCCGCGCGCTGGCCACGGGCCCGCGGCTGCTCCTGCTGGACGAGCCGCTCGCCGCGCTGGACGCCGGCACCCGGTTGGACGTCCGGACCGTGCTGCGAGGTCACCTCGCGGAGTTCGAGGCCGTGGCCGTGCTGGTGACCCACGATCCGTCGGACGCGATGGTGTTGGCCGACCGTCTGGTGGTCGTCGAGCGGGGGCGGGCGGTGCAGCGGGGAACCCCAGAGGAGGTCGCCCACCGCCCGCGCACGGACTACGTGGCCAGGCTCGTCGGCCTGAACCTCCTCCGAGGCAGGGCGGAAGGCCGCGGCGTCAGGCTCGCCGGCGGGTTCACGCTGGCCTCTCCCGAGGAGGGCCGCGGTCCGGCGCTGGCGGCGTTCCCGCCCGGGGCCGTCACGCTGCACCGCGCACTCCCGGCCGCCTCCCCCCACCGGCCCCGGTGGCGCTGCAGGGTCGTCGGACTGGAACCCCACGGCGACCGGATCCGCGCCGAACTCGACGGCGAGCAGAGGCTGACCGCGGAGCCGACCGCGGTCGAGGCGGCGGAACTGGGGCTTCGCTCGGGAGTGGAGGTCTGGGCGTCGCTTCGGACGGAGGAGGTCCGCGCCTACCCGGCGTAG
- the gcvP gene encoding aminomethyl-transferring glycine dehydrogenase, with protein sequence MTAHRIPLSRLERGTPFEQRHIGPDHEAMAKMLAQVGYGSLDELTAAAVPDVIKNTEALDLPDARTEPEVLAELRELAGRNQVLHSMIGLGYHGTFTPPVILRNVLENPAWYTAYTPYQPEISQGRLEALLNFQTMVADLTGLPTSGASLLDEGTAAAEAMALSRRMGKNKRGLFLVDADALPQTIAVLRTRAEPAGVEVVVADLADGVPDEIAEREINGVLIQYPGASGAVRDIRPLVDRAHELGALVTVAADLLALTLLKSPGELGADIAVGTTQRFGVPMGFGGPHAGYMAVREKMARSLPGRLVGVSVDADGDRAYRLALQTREQHIRREKATSNICTAQVLLAVMAGMYAVHHGPEGLRTIARRTHRYAAVVAAGLRAGGVEVVHAAYFDTVTARVPGRGAEVVAAGRENGVNLRLVDADHVSLACDETTGRAQVAAVWAAFGVGGDIEALDATSEDALPEDLLRDDAYLTHPVFHAHRSETAMLRYLRRLADRDYALDRGMIPLGSCTMKLNATTEMEPVTWPEFGRMHPFAPVEQAEGYLTLIRELEERLAEVTGYDRVSLQPNAGSQGELAGLLAVRAYHRANGEERRTVCLIPSSAHGTNAASAVMAGMRVVVVRTAEDGEIDVADLRDKIAEHREELAVLMITYPSTHGVFEEHVADICAATHDAGGQVYVDGANLNALVGLAKPGHFGGDVSHLNLHKTFCVPHGGGGPGVGPVAVRAHLAPYLPGHPALPASPDGGVGPVSSAPWGSAGILPISWAYVRLMGGEGLRRATQVAVLSANYIAKRLEPHYPVLYTGPDGLVAHECVVDLRPLTKATGVTVDDVAKRLIDYGFHAPTMSFPVAGTLMIEPTESEDLVEIDRFCEAMIAIRGEIDKVGSGHWPADDNPLRGAPHTASASTGEWAQAYTREEALFPGGVSPADKYWPPVRRIDQAFGDRNLVCSCPPLDAYED encoded by the coding sequence ATGACCGCCCATCGCATTCCCCTCTCCCGCCTCGAACGGGGAACCCCCTTCGAGCAGCGCCACATCGGCCCCGATCACGAGGCCATGGCCAAGATGCTCGCGCAGGTGGGCTACGGCTCGCTGGACGAACTCACCGCCGCCGCCGTCCCGGACGTGATCAAGAACACCGAGGCGCTGGACCTGCCGGACGCGCGCACCGAACCGGAGGTCCTCGCCGAGCTGCGCGAACTCGCGGGCCGGAACCAGGTCCTCCACTCCATGATCGGCCTGGGGTACCACGGCACCTTCACCCCGCCGGTGATCCTGCGCAACGTGCTGGAGAACCCGGCCTGGTACACGGCCTACACGCCCTACCAGCCGGAGATCTCACAGGGCCGGCTGGAAGCCCTGTTGAACTTCCAGACGATGGTGGCCGACCTCACGGGGCTGCCCACCTCGGGCGCCTCGCTGCTCGACGAGGGCACCGCGGCCGCGGAGGCCATGGCGCTCTCCCGCCGCATGGGCAAGAACAAGAGAGGGCTGTTCCTCGTCGACGCGGACGCGCTGCCGCAGACCATAGCGGTGCTCCGGACGCGGGCCGAGCCCGCCGGGGTCGAGGTCGTCGTCGCCGACCTCGCGGACGGCGTCCCGGACGAGATCGCCGAACGGGAGATCAACGGGGTGCTGATCCAGTACCCGGGGGCCTCCGGAGCGGTTCGCGACATCAGGCCGCTCGTCGATCGCGCCCACGAACTCGGCGCCCTCGTGACGGTGGCCGCCGACCTGCTGGCCCTGACACTGCTGAAGTCGCCCGGCGAGCTGGGCGCGGACATCGCGGTCGGCACCACCCAGCGCTTCGGCGTTCCGATGGGCTTCGGAGGACCGCACGCCGGCTACATGGCCGTGCGGGAGAAGATGGCGCGAAGCCTGCCCGGCCGTCTCGTGGGCGTCTCGGTGGACGCGGACGGCGACAGGGCCTACCGCCTCGCGTTGCAGACCCGGGAGCAGCACATCCGCCGGGAGAAGGCCACGAGCAACATCTGCACCGCGCAGGTGCTGCTCGCGGTCATGGCCGGTATGTACGCGGTCCATCACGGACCCGAGGGCCTGCGGACCATCGCCCGTCGCACCCACCGCTACGCCGCGGTGGTGGCGGCGGGGCTGCGCGCCGGGGGGGTCGAGGTGGTGCACGCCGCCTACTTCGACACCGTCACCGCCCGCGTCCCGGGGCGCGGCGCCGAGGTGGTGGCCGCCGGCAGGGAGAACGGCGTCAACCTTCGCCTCGTCGATGCCGACCACGTCTCCCTCGCCTGCGACGAGACCACCGGGCGGGCCCAGGTGGCGGCGGTGTGGGCGGCCTTCGGCGTCGGGGGCGACATCGAGGCGCTGGACGCGACGAGCGAGGACGCTCTGCCCGAGGACCTCCTTCGCGACGACGCGTACCTCACCCACCCGGTCTTCCACGCCCATCGCTCGGAGACGGCCATGCTGCGCTATCTGCGTCGCCTGGCCGACCGGGACTACGCGTTGGACCGCGGCATGATCCCGCTCGGCTCCTGCACGATGAAGCTCAACGCCACGACGGAGATGGAACCGGTGACCTGGCCCGAGTTCGGGCGGATGCACCCCTTCGCGCCCGTCGAGCAGGCCGAGGGCTACCTGACGCTCATCCGGGAGCTGGAGGAGCGTCTGGCCGAGGTCACCGGCTACGACCGGGTCTCCCTGCAACCGAACGCGGGCTCCCAGGGAGAGCTCGCCGGTCTCCTCGCCGTCCGCGCCTACCACCGGGCCAACGGCGAGGAGCGGCGGACCGTGTGTCTCATCCCCTCCTCGGCGCACGGCACCAACGCCGCCAGCGCCGTGATGGCGGGGATGCGGGTCGTCGTCGTCCGCACCGCCGAGGACGGCGAGATCGACGTCGCGGACCTCCGGGACAAGATCGCGGAGCACCGGGAGGAACTGGCCGTCCTGATGATCACGTATCCGTCCACGCACGGCGTGTTCGAGGAACACGTGGCCGACATCTGCGCCGCCACGCACGACGCTGGTGGGCAGGTCTACGTGGACGGGGCCAACCTGAACGCGCTCGTCGGCCTCGCCAAGCCCGGCCACTTCGGCGGGGACGTCTCGCACCTGAACCTTCACAAGACCTTCTGCGTCCCCCACGGCGGCGGTGGGCCGGGGGTCGGACCGGTCGCCGTGCGCGCCCACCTCGCCCCCTACCTGCCGGGCCACCCCGCGCTCCCCGCGAGCCCGGACGGCGGGGTGGGTCCGGTGTCGTCGGCTCCCTGGGGTTCGGCCGGAATCCTGCCCATCTCCTGGGCGTACGTCCGCCTGATGGGCGGCGAGGGTCTGCGCCGGGCCACGCAGGTGGCGGTGCTCTCCGCCAACTACATCGCCAAGCGCCTCGAACCGCACTACCCGGTCCTCTACACCGGGCCCGACGGCCTCGTCGCCCACGAGTGCGTCGTCGACCTCCGTCCGCTCACGAAGGCGACCGGGGTCACCGTCGACGACGTCGCCAAGCGTCTGATCGACTACGGCTTCCACGCGCCGACGATGTCCTTCCCGGTGGCCGGCACGCTGATGATCGAGCCCACCGAGTCGGAGGACCTCGTGGAGATCGACCGCTTCTGCGAGGCGATGATCGCCATCCGAGGTGAGATCGACAAGGTCGGCTCCGGCCACTGGCCGGCCGACGACAACCCGCTGCGCGGCGCCCCGCACACCGCGAGCGCGTCGACCGGCGAATGGGCGCAGGCCTACACCCGCGAGGAGGCCCTCTTCCCCGGCGGAGTGTCCCCGGCCGACAAGTACTGGCCGCCGGTCCGTCGGATCGACCAGGCGTTCGGCGACCGGAACCTGGTGTGCTCCTGTCCCCCGCTCGACGCCTACGAGGACTGA
- the modB gene encoding molybdate ABC transporter permease subunit — protein sequence MSRADRHRTGGAAPVARRPRRGGPTAPGGGRGRNVPPVLLIPALVGLAFLILPLGALLVRTPWAEPAGGWSGEVVWPALRLSLVCATCATALSLLLGVPLAWLLARTDFPGRRLLRSLVTLPLVLPPVVGGVALLLAFGRNGIVGERLDAWFGITLPFTTAGVVLAETFVAMPFLVISVEGALRAGDHRYEEAAATLGASRLTAFRRVTLPLAAPGIAAGAVLAWARALGEFGATITFAGNFPGRTQTMPLAVYLALQRDPAAAMALSLVLLAVSVAVLAGLRGRWMGTPS from the coding sequence GTGAGTCGCGCCGATCGCCACAGGACCGGCGGCGCCGCACCGGTCGCACGACGCCCGCGACGTGGCGGCCCGACGGCGCCCGGCGGCGGGCGGGGCCGGAACGTGCCGCCGGTCCTGCTGATCCCCGCCCTGGTCGGCCTCGCCTTCCTGATCCTCCCTCTCGGCGCCCTCCTCGTCCGTACCCCCTGGGCGGAGCCGGCCGGAGGGTGGTCCGGCGAGGTGGTGTGGCCGGCACTGCGTCTGTCCCTGGTGTGCGCCACCTGCGCCACCGCTCTCAGCCTGCTCCTCGGCGTCCCGCTGGCGTGGCTGCTGGCCCGTACCGATTTCCCAGGACGCCGGCTGTTGCGGTCCCTGGTGACGCTTCCGCTGGTCCTGCCGCCGGTGGTGGGCGGTGTCGCGCTGCTGCTGGCCTTCGGCCGGAACGGGATCGTCGGAGAGCGGCTGGACGCGTGGTTCGGGATCACGCTGCCGTTCACCACCGCCGGTGTCGTCCTGGCCGAGACGTTCGTGGCGATGCCGTTCCTCGTGATCAGCGTCGAGGGCGCGCTGCGAGCCGGCGATCACCGCTACGAGGAGGCCGCCGCGACCCTGGGAGCCTCCCGCCTCACCGCCTTCCGGCGCGTCACCCTCCCCCTCGCCGCCCCGGGGATCGCCGCCGGAGCCGTACTCGCCTGGGCGCGGGCTCTCGGCGAGTTCGGGGCGACGATCACGTTCGCGGGCAACTTCCCCGGCCGCACCCAGACGATGCCCTTGGCCGTCTACCTCGCGCTGCAGCGGGACCCGGCGGCGGCGATGGCGCTCAGCCTCGTCCTGCTCGCCGTGTCCGTCGCCGTGTTGGCAGGGCTTCGCGGCCGTTGGATGGGCACGCCGTCGTGA
- the modA gene encoding molybdate ABC transporter substrate-binding protein → MTSRAAVRSRRVPRAAGPAAGVAALLLLGACSPAGPSGDARAGDVAPSIGGVVTVFAAASLEETFAALAETFEKSHPGTEVTLSLGGSDGLAAGIAAGAPADVFAAADPVTMKTVADAGETAGAPVVFARNRLEIATRPGNPDGITSLGDLARTDLKVVVCAETVPCGSAARKALSAGGVRLTPSSYEEDVRGALTKVRLDEADAALVYRTDVAAAGDAVGGVDFPEAAEATNDYPIARLRRSENPDAGQAFLDLVTSAEGRRVLDGAGFLAP, encoded by the coding sequence ATGACGAGCCGCGCGGCGGTTCGGTCCCGCCGTGTCCCGAGGGCCGCCGGCCCGGCGGCCGGAGTCGCCGCCCTGCTCCTGCTGGGCGCCTGTTCCCCCGCCGGCCCCTCGGGCGACGCCCGCGCGGGGGACGTCGCCCCGAGCATCGGCGGTGTGGTCACGGTGTTCGCCGCCGCCTCCTTGGAAGAGACCTTCGCCGCGCTCGCCGAGACCTTCGAGAAGAGCCACCCCGGGACCGAGGTGACGTTGAGTCTCGGCGGCAGCGACGGGCTAGCGGCGGGCATCGCGGCCGGGGCCCCCGCCGACGTGTTCGCCGCGGCCGATCCCGTGACCATGAAGACCGTCGCCGACGCCGGGGAGACCGCCGGCGCCCCGGTGGTGTTCGCCCGCAATCGGCTGGAGATCGCCACCCGACCGGGCAACCCGGACGGGATCACCTCTCTCGGCGATCTCGCCAGGACGGACCTGAAGGTGGTGGTGTGCGCCGAGACCGTGCCGTGCGGATCCGCGGCGAGGAAGGCCCTGTCCGCCGGGGGAGTCCGGCTCACACCCTCCTCGTACGAGGAAGACGTCCGCGGCGCTCTGACCAAGGTCCGGTTGGACGAGGCGGATGCCGCGCTCGTCTACCGCACCGACGTCGCGGCGGCCGGCGACGCCGTGGGCGGGGTGGATTTCCCCGAGGCCGCGGAGGCGACGAACGACTACCCGATCGCCCGGCTCAGGCGGTCCGAGAACCCCGACGCCGGCCAGGCATTCCTGGACCTGGTCACCTCGGCGGAGGGCCGGCGTGTACTGGACGGGGCGGGGTTCCTCGCACCGTGA